Proteins found in one Anabas testudineus chromosome 1, fAnaTes1.2, whole genome shotgun sequence genomic segment:
- the golga7ba gene encoding golgin A7 family, member Ba isoform X2, with translation MATEFHNLQELRHSASLANKVFIQRDYSEGTTCKFQTKFPSELESRIERTLFEETVKTLNNYYAEAEKIGGQSYLEGCLACATAYLIFLCMETRYEKVLKKIAKYIQEQNEKIYAPRGLLITDPIERGMRVVSLLGFSVLIEISIYEDRGSSGSSSGSSSVSGSTAR, from the exons TTCCACAACCTGCAGGAGTTGAGGCACAGTGCATCTCTGGCCAACAAAGTCTTCATCCAGAGAGACTACAGTGAAGGGACCACCTGCAAGTTTCAGACCAAGTTTCCTTCTGAGCTGGAGAGCAGG ATTGAGCGGACACTGTTTGAGGAAACTGTGAAGACTCTGAATAACTACTATGCAGAGGCAGAAAAGATTGGAGGACAATCCTACCTGGAGGGGTGTCTGGCCTGCGCTACAGCTTATCTCATTTTCCTTTGCATGGAGACGCGTTACGAGAAG gtgtTGAAGAAGATAGCCAAGTACATTCAGGAGCAGAACGAGAAGATCTACGCTCCCAGGGGTTTGCTCATCACAGATCCAATTGAAAGGGGCATGCGTGTTGTATCCTTACTCGGGTTTAGTGTGTTA ATAGAGATTTCCATTTATGAAGATCGGGGCTCCAGTGGCTCCAGCTCAGGAAGCAGCTCCGTGTCTGGCAGCACTGCTCGATGA
- the golga7ba gene encoding golgin A7 family, member Ba isoform X1 gives MATEFHNLQELRHSASLANKVFIQRDYSEGTTCKFQTKFPSELESRIERTLFEETVKTLNNYYAEAEKIGGQSYLEGCLACATAYLIFLCMETRYEKVLKKIAKYIQEQNEKIYAPRGLLITDPIERGMRVIEISIYEDRGSSGSSSGSSSVSGSTAR, from the exons TTCCACAACCTGCAGGAGTTGAGGCACAGTGCATCTCTGGCCAACAAAGTCTTCATCCAGAGAGACTACAGTGAAGGGACCACCTGCAAGTTTCAGACCAAGTTTCCTTCTGAGCTGGAGAGCAGG ATTGAGCGGACACTGTTTGAGGAAACTGTGAAGACTCTGAATAACTACTATGCAGAGGCAGAAAAGATTGGAGGACAATCCTACCTGGAGGGGTGTCTGGCCTGCGCTACAGCTTATCTCATTTTCCTTTGCATGGAGACGCGTTACGAGAAG gtgtTGAAGAAGATAGCCAAGTACATTCAGGAGCAGAACGAGAAGATCTACGCTCCCAGGGGTTTGCTCATCACAGATCCAATTGAAAGGGGCATGCGTGTT ATAGAGATTTCCATTTATGAAGATCGGGGCTCCAGTGGCTCCAGCTCAGGAAGCAGCTCCGTGTCTGGCAGCACTGCTCGATGA